One Megamonas hypermegale genomic window carries:
- a CDS encoding Lrp/AsnC family transcriptional regulator, whose protein sequence is MRELLELLEHDARRSIKELATMLGRSEYEVEEQMKKLEKDKIILGYNTMIDWQKYGNNTVTAIIEVNVTPQREFGFDAIAERIYRFDEVKTVYLMSGGFDLLVIIEGKTLNNIADFVARRLSTIEGVTSTRSHFMLKPYKKDGIIIGDKEKDHRLVITP, encoded by the coding sequence ATGCGTGAACTTTTAGAACTCCTCGAGCATGATGCACGTCGCAGCATAAAAGAACTAGCAACCATGCTTGGGCGCAGCGAATATGAAGTAGAAGAACAAATGAAAAAACTGGAAAAAGATAAAATCATTCTTGGCTATAATACCATGATTGATTGGCAAAAATACGGAAATAATACAGTAACTGCTATTATTGAAGTCAATGTTACACCACAGCGTGAATTTGGTTTCGATGCGATTGCTGAACGTATTTACCGCTTTGATGAAGTTAAAACAGTTTATCTTATGTCCGGTGGCTTTGACCTTCTCGTTATAATCGAAGGCAAGACTTTAAATAATATTGCTGATTTCGTAGCACGCCGTTTATCAACTATCGAAGGCGTAACTTCTACACGCAGTCATTTTATGTTAAAGCCTTATAAAAAAGATGGCATAATCATTGGCGATAAAGAAAAAGACCATAGGTTGGTGATTACCCCATGA
- a CDS encoding aminotransferase class I/II-fold pyridoxal phosphate-dependent enzyme, with protein sequence MIWQDYLSNTVQATKHSGIRRFFDIASTMDDVISLGIGEPDFVTPWSIRESCVYGLERGYTSYTSNKGMFELRHAITHMYEKKFNVKYNPETDAIVTVGVSEAVDLAMRAVINPGDEVLIPEPCYVSYAACATLAGGKAVAVPTSFANEFKVTPEDLEKYVTNKTKVLLIGYPNNPTGTVLEKNELLALADFAKKHDLIVMSDEIYGDLTYGDKEHVCFSSLPDMQERTILLNGFSKAYAMTGWRLGYALAPEPVIDAMNKIHQYSMICAPITAQIAGLEAIRNGEKHMKKMVAEYDRRRRLIYEGFTSMGLKCFEPKGAFYIFPNISSTGLTSEEFAEQLLMRQHVAVIPGTAFGKCGEGFIRASYATSVDNISAALARIKNFVEHL encoded by the coding sequence ATGATTTGGCAAGATTATTTATCAAATACAGTACAAGCAACTAAACATTCTGGTATTCGTCGCTTTTTTGACATCGCTTCCACCATGGATGATGTAATCAGTCTTGGTATCGGTGAACCTGACTTTGTGACACCTTGGTCCATTCGTGAAAGTTGTGTTTACGGTCTCGAACGCGGCTATACTTCTTACACTAGCAATAAAGGTATGTTTGAATTACGCCATGCCATAACTCATATGTACGAAAAAAAATTCAATGTAAAATACAATCCTGAAACAGATGCTATTGTAACTGTTGGCGTTAGTGAAGCTGTTGACCTTGCTATGCGTGCCGTAATCAACCCTGGCGATGAAGTTTTAATACCTGAACCATGCTATGTTTCTTATGCAGCTTGCGCTACTCTTGCAGGCGGTAAAGCAGTCGCTGTTCCAACTAGCTTTGCTAATGAATTTAAGGTTACACCAGAAGACTTAGAAAAATACGTAACAAATAAAACAAAAGTTTTATTAATCGGTTATCCAAACAACCCAACAGGAACAGTTTTAGAAAAAAATGAACTATTAGCATTAGCAGATTTTGCTAAAAAACATGATTTAATCGTCATGTCTGATGAAATTTATGGCGATTTAACTTACGGTGATAAAGAACACGTTTGTTTTTCATCTTTGCCAGATATGCAAGAACGCACCATCTTACTTAATGGTTTCTCTAAAGCATATGCTATGACTGGTTGGCGCCTTGGTTATGCCTTAGCTCCTGAACCTGTTATCGATGCCATGAATAAAATTCATCAATACAGTATGATTTGTGCTCCTATCACAGCACAAATAGCAGGACTTGAAGCCATTCGCAACGGCGAAAAACACATGAAAAAAATGGTCGCTGAATATGACCGTCGTCGCCGTTTAATTTATGAAGGCTTTACTAGTATGGGATTAAAATGCTTTGAACCAAAAGGTGCATTTTATATCTTCCCTAATATCTCTTCTACAGGACTTACTTCTGAAGAATTTGCTGAACAATTACTCATGCGCCAACACGTAGCAGTAATTCCAGGAACAGCTTTCGGAAAATGTGGCGAAGGTTTTATCCGTGCTTCTTATGCAACTTCTGTTGATA